CCAGCGAACCGCTGGTCAGGGACAGCCCGATCAGGAAGGCGGCGAGGCCCTTGAGATGGTGGCGCAGCGCGCCGCCGCGGCCCCGTACGCCGAAGGTGAGCCGCCGGTTGGCCGCGGTGTTGGCGATGGCGCTGGCGAGCAGGGCGAGCGCGTTGGCGGCCTGCGCTCCCGTCGCCGGCCGGAGCACGGAGTACAGCAGCAGGTAGCACAGGGTGCTGGCGGCGCCGACGGCGGCGAAGCGCACCACCTGCCGGGCCAGACCCGCGGGCAGCTCCCCGTCGAGGTCGCCGCCGCTGCGGCGCAGCGCGGACAGCGGCAGCCTCCCGCAGGCCAGGGCCCGGCCCAGCCTGGCCATGCCCCGCAGATCGGCCAGCGCCGTGGAGACGATGTGGACCCGGCTGTCGGGGTCGTCCACCCAGTCCACCGGCACCTCGTGGATCCGCAGCCCCGCGCGCTCGGCGATGACCAGCAGTTCGGTGTCGAAGAACCACTCGCGGTCCTCCACCAGCGGCAGCAGCCGCTCGGCGACGTCCCGCCGCACGGCCTTGAAGCCGCACTGCGCGTCGGAGAAGCCCACGGCGAGGGTGCCGCGCAGCAGGCCGTTGTAGCAGCGGGAGATGATCTCCCGTTTCGGTCCGCGCACGACCCGCGAGCCACGGGCCAGGCGGGTGCCGATGGCGATGTCCGAGTGGCCCGAGATCAGCGGCGCGACCAGCGGCAGCAGCGCGGCCAGGTCGGTGGACAGGTCCACGTCCAGGTAGGCGAGCACCGGGGCGCGGGAACGGGACCACGCGGTGTGCAGCGCGCGGCCCCGGCCCTTCTCCGCCAGCCGGATGACGTCCGTGCCGGGCAGTTCCGCGGCCAGCCGGGCGGCGATCCGCGGGGTCCCGTCGGTGCTGGCGTTGTCGGCGATGGTGATGCGGAAGGCGTAGGGGAAGGTCTCGCCGAGGTGCGCGTGCAGCCGCCGCACGCAGGGCTCCAGGTCGTGTTCCTCGTTGTACACGGGAACGACCACGTCGAGCACGGGGTCCGGGTGGCGCGCGGGCAGGGGCTCGCGGCGCGGCAGCGCGGACGGCTCGGGTATCGGGCGGTCGATCAGGGCCGACCGCCGTACGGTTCGCATCGCTGTCTCACGGTCTCTTTCTGGCGCGGGACGGGCCCTTGCGCCGGTTCCGGGCATGCCGAAGGCGCCCGTGGCGGGTGGTGCGGTGAAGGTGGGGGGCGTGGAGCCCTCGACGTGGGGGGCCGCTCAGGCGGCTACTCGGTGGAGGCCGATGCGGAGGGTTCCTCGGAGTCCAGCGCGGACGGAGGGGCCGTCGTCGGTGTCGGGGAGGGCGGCGGCGCGGGCCGCGTCGTGACGGTCCGGCTCTCGGAGGCCGTGGCCGTGGGGGTGGGCTCGGTCGGCGGGGCCGTCGTGGCGGACGGTGTGGCGCCGCCGGTGGTGGTCGCGGGCAGGGACGTCTCGGGCCGCAGGGTCGGAGTGGGGCTGGTCGGCGACGGCTCGGTCGTCGGCGTGCCGTCCGGTGAGGCCGTCGGGCTCGTCTCCGGCTGCGGCCGGGGATCGGCGGGCTGGGCGCGGGTGAGCAGGTTGGGCAGCAGGGCCAGCGCGACACTGAGTCCGGCCACCGCCACGGCGGAGCCGCCCGCCTTCCACAGCAACCTCGACCTGCGGCGGGTCCTGATGCCCGCGTGCAGCCGCTGCCGGTGCTCGGGCTCGTAGGGGGTGTGCTGCTGGGCGTCACGCATCAGCCGCGACAGGTCCCGCTCGAAGTCGTCCATCGGTTCTCCTTTCATGTCACGGGCCTGACGGCGTCGGACAGGATCTGGCGGAGCCGTGCGACTCCGCGTGACGCATGGGACCGGGCGGTGCCCACCGGGCAGCCCAGAGCCTGTGCGACCTGGGCCTCGGGCAGGTCCTCGTAGTAGCGCAGCACCACCGCCGCCCGTTGGTTGGGCGACAGCTGCGCCAGCGCCCCCTCCAGCCGCGAACGCTCCGCGACGGCGGACGACACATCGACCGGGCCGGGCCGGTCGGGCAGCTGCTCCACCGGACGCTCCCCCCACCAGCGCCGCCGCGCCGAGCGGGCCGCCAGCCGTACCAGCACCGTGCGCACGTATGCCTCGGGAGCCTGGTCGGCGATCTTCGGCCAGGCGAACCACAGCTTGACCAACGCCTCCTGCACCAGATCCTCGGCACGCTGCCGGTCGCCCCCCGTGAGCAGACGCGCGACATGGAGCAGCGTCGACCAACGGGCGGCCGCGAACTCGTCGAAGCCGTCCGCCCGAACCTGCTCCATCCTCACCGTCCTGCGTCTCAGTGGCCCCCTACACCACTCAAAAGACGCAGGCCCCCGCTCCACGATGCACCTGAAACCTGTGATCCACCTCACGTCTGTGTTCGTCGGCCCGTCCCGGCCGGCACCGCACGCCTCTGCTGCCGGGCCCGGACACGGAAAAGGGCCCGTGCACACGCACGGGCCCTTCTGCCAGGGTTTCGCGGCCACGCCGGCCGCCGGCTCCCGGGGGTCAGCCGCCGCCCGGGCCGCCGCTGCCGAACGAACCGCTGCTGCCCTCGTTCCAGCGCGGGCGCTCCTGCGACGCGCTCGTCCGGTCGCTCATGGTGCCGTGCCCCTTCAGCTGGTGCGGCGTCAGGCGCTCGTCGCTGCGGGGGACCTCCTCGGGCTCCCGGCGCTCACTCGTCTCGCGGACCGGGCCCCCGTCGGGCAGCCGCGGCTGCTCGTCCGGACGGGGTGTGGGCAGCTCCCTGCGCTTGACGCGCACGCCGAGGACGAAGGCCCCCAGCAGCAGAGCCACGACCACCACACCCGCCACGATCAGCCCGATGCCGACGGCGCCACTGCCCGCGGCCATCTCCATCCATGCGCTCTTCATGGCACGCGGGTACCCCCGGTCCCCTCCGTGAACCCGCCGGGCACGGGCGGCCGCCCGCCCTGCGGAACACCGGGGAACGCCGGGTTTGACCGGCACCGAGGGGGGCTACCCGCGCGGTGTGACTTCGACGACATCCCAGCAGGAGCTGTTCCGGTTCCTGGAGGACCGTTTCGCCTGTGCGCAGGCGTGCACGGAGTGCGCGCGGGCGTGCGCGCTGCGCGCCAGCCTCGTGGATCCCGACGGCACCGAGAACCAGGAACTCGTACGACGCAAGGGCATCATGTGCGCGGAGGTCTGCGACGCGACCTGCCGTGTGCTGTCCGAGCAGAACCAGGTGGACGAGAGCACCATCCGGGTCCAGGTGGAGTGGTGCCGGACCGTGTGCCTCGAGGCTGCCCACGTCTTCGACCGGCAACCGGGCGCGGAGGACTCGGCGGCGGCGTGCCGCACCTGTGCACGGGCGTGCACCGACTTCCTCGCCACGCTGAACTGACCAACGCCATTCACAATTTCTGAAACACGTTCTACGGTGTGCGCCGACAGGACCGGCCTGGGGAGCCTGGAGGCGCCGTGCACCTCGAATACACGCCCGAGCAGCAGCGGCTGCGCACCGAACTGCGGTCCTACTTCGCCGGGCTCGTCCCGGACCACGCCCACGCCCGGCACGGAGACCCGAGTGCCCAGAAGCGGTTCTACCGCGAGACCGTCCGCAAGCTCGGCGCGGACGGCTGGCTCGGCGTGGGCTGGCCGAAGGAGTACGGCGGGCGCGGCCTGACCGCCATGGAGCAGTTCATCTTCTTCGACGAAGCCGCCCAGGCGGGCGTCCCGCTGCCGCTCATGGCGCTGAACACCGTCGGCCCCACGATCATGC
The Streptomyces tuirus genome window above contains:
- a CDS encoding bifunctional glycosyltransferase family 2/GtrA family protein translates to MRTVRRSALIDRPIPEPSALPRREPLPARHPDPVLDVVVPVYNEEHDLEPCVRRLHAHLGETFPYAFRITIADNASTDGTPRIAARLAAELPGTDVIRLAEKGRGRALHTAWSRSRAPVLAYLDVDLSTDLAALLPLVAPLISGHSDIAIGTRLARGSRVVRGPKREIISRCYNGLLRGTLAVGFSDAQCGFKAVRRDVAERLLPLVEDREWFFDTELLVIAERAGLRIHEVPVDWVDDPDSRVHIVSTALADLRGMARLGRALACGRLPLSALRRSGGDLDGELPAGLARQVVRFAAVGAASTLCYLLLYSVLRPATGAQAANALALLASAIANTAANRRLTFGVRGRGGALRHHLKGLAAFLIGLSLTSGSLAVLHHTAPGTGHRVELLTLIAANLAATLLRFLLFRAWVFPARRTTGPSAP
- a CDS encoding cellulase; the encoded protein is MDDFERDLSRLMRDAQQHTPYEPEHRQRLHAGIRTRRRSRLLWKAGGSAVAVAGLSVALALLPNLLTRAQPADPRPQPETSPTASPDGTPTTEPSPTSPTPTLRPETSLPATTTGGATPSATTAPPTEPTPTATASESRTVTTRPAPPPSPTPTTAPPSALDSEEPSASASTE
- a CDS encoding SigE family RNA polymerase sigma factor gives rise to the protein MEQVRADGFDEFAAARWSTLLHVARLLTGGDRQRAEDLVQEALVKLWFAWPKIADQAPEAYVRTVLVRLAARSARRRWWGERPVEQLPDRPGPVDVSSAVAERSRLEGALAQLSPNQRAAVVLRYYEDLPEAQVAQALGCPVGTARSHASRGVARLRQILSDAVRPVT
- a CDS encoding DUF6479 family protein codes for the protein MKSAWMEMAAGSGAVGIGLIVAGVVVVALLLGAFVLGVRVKRRELPTPRPDEQPRLPDGGPVRETSERREPEEVPRSDERLTPHQLKGHGTMSDRTSASQERPRWNEGSSGSFGSGGPGGG
- a CDS encoding ferredoxin, whose translation is MTSTTSQQELFRFLEDRFACAQACTECARACALRASLVDPDGTENQELVRRKGIMCAEVCDATCRVLSEQNQVDESTIRVQVEWCRTVCLEAAHVFDRQPGAEDSAAACRTCARACTDFLATLN